In Ostrea edulis chromosome 4, xbOstEdul1.1, whole genome shotgun sequence, a single window of DNA contains:
- the LOC125669545 gene encoding collagen alpha-2(IX) chain-like isoform X2, giving the protein MTAMMLSMLNAPSPGLLITVLVCLYIPLTFCSKCDNTVYGTDSAPEYDFISSFNNFKRVVGVRTMNTAGAQGDQTSYEFRRRAERRDLTIPTRNLFPDDFPTEFSLAMTLKLASVTRRETWDLVNIANVKGETDFAVRFSGELKQIQLIYRDKSTNALRTAEFDKKNSRNAFTKGWHKVHISVQRYESSLYIDCVRIQTVQLSALHVNTSGYMTIAKSMSSKHNTPKFYLKRFVMHCDSTNPSTDTCEELEDFVEDSPPTYKDLMLSDKQQRGGSKCSSQCPPGKDGLPGKQGPQGISGKPGSPGEDGLPGERGPAGKDGQDGRPGDSGKPGQPGSPGLTGDRGPRGYSGKEGLPGTPGKPGKDGSHGPRGARGEEGPRGERGDLGPEGPTGPPGESVEGPEGVEGPQGPRGEPGPQGLQGHPGLPGVTGNDGQKGEPGEKGDPGKPGLPGATGLQGLQGVAGPPGPPGSSATIVDGVSGKEVHVEGPPGPEGPQGIMGNPGQPGLPGEMGSPGLRGDRGEPGGKGEQGLPGFDGRPGADGLPGASGNPGKDGKMGPKGEAGKDGIPGRDGVHGKQGKRGEAGEKGEPGDPGLRGPPGPPGPSYSPFLGDDPNAIMDGYKFKGEQGMAGAPGVSGKDGHPGHPGNPGMPGDPGKPGRMGLPGDQGEPGDLGPRGLPGPTGLKGSQGDPGMDGMQGDQGVAGVPGPRGEPGKDGRPGLQGIQGISGPMGPIGPIGQPGPPGPPGPPGPTFDVKSIIGGVSNGNGLGSMGPPGSSGPPGLTGMPGERGPSGERGPSGSVGAPGVPGISGAPGQQGPTGHRGQPGMPGKPGLPGRMIPESEIRELCMRLIRENFEELVEGLRGPPGPQGVGKPGSQGPPGRVGAQGERGLPGPAGERGFVGMPGLPGPMGPQGAPGSEGPKGERGEVGEGTVGKPGNPGIPGPPGPPGEGVMGRPGERGSPGIPGQHGRSGPPGKTGPPGYCEYCNFASGARSPEYIQLGPGRRNQKG; this is encoded by the exons ATGACAGC AATGATGCTGTCGATGTTGAATGCGCCCTCTCCCGGACTACTTATAACTGTATTAGTTTGTCTTT ACATTCCACTTACTTTCTGCTCAAAATGTGATAATACGGTGTATGGAACAGACAGCGCACCAG AATATGACTTCATATCCTCATTCAACAATTTCAAGCGGGTTGTGGGTGTAAGAACTATGAACACAGCAGGGGCCCAGGGCGATCAAACGTCGTACGAATTCAGGCGGCGGGCTGAGAGGAGAGACTTGACCATTCCAACACG AAATCTGTTTCCTGATGATTTTCCAACCGAGTTCTCTCTCGCCATGACATTAAAGCTTGCCAGTGTGACTCGAAGAGAAACGTGGGACCTCGTTAACATTGCAAACGTTAAAGGCGAAACAGATTTTGCTGTTCGGTTTAGCGgagaattaaaacaaatacaactTATATACAGAGATAAGTCTACCAACGCTCTCCGGACAGCCGAGTTTGAcaagaaaaattctcgaaat GCTTTTACGAAGGGATGGCATAAGGTCCATATTAGTGTGCAGAGATACGAGAGTTCATTGTATATCGACTGTGTCCGGATACAGACGGTCCAACTAAGTGCTCTACACGTCAACACTTCCGGATACATGACGATCGCCAAGTCCATGTCCTCGAAACACAATACAccaaag TTTTACCTCAAGCGGTTCGTCATGCACTGTGATTCTACCAACCCTTCCACAGACACGTGTGAGGAGCTTGAAGACTTTGTGGAAGATTCACCCCCG ACATACAAGGACCTGATGCTGTCAGACAAG CAACAACGTGGAGGATCCAAATGTTCAAGCCAGTGTCCACCAGGGAAAGACGGCTTACCG GGTAAACAGGGACCACAAGGAATTTCCGGAAAACCAGGAAGTCCTGGAGAAGATGGACTTCCGGGGGAACGAGGACCTGCCGGAAAAGACGGACAAGAT GGAAGACCAGGAGATTCCGGTAAACCAGGACAACCTGGTTCTCCGGGGCTGACTGGAGACAGGGGACCACGAGGCTACAGCGGGAAGGAGGGGCTTCCCGGAACACCA GGAAAGCCAGGAAAAGATGGAAGTCACGGACCAAGAGGGGCACGCGGAGAAGAG GGCCCTCGGGGAGAGCGAGGTGACCTCGGACCTGAAGGACCCACGGGGCCGCCAGGAGAAAGC GTGGAAGGACCTGAAGGAGTGGAAGGACCCCAGGGACCACGTGGTGAGCCAGGCCCACAG GGACTTCAGGGACACCCAGGGCTGCCTGGTGTGACCGGAAATGAC GGCCAAAAAGGAGAGCCAGGTGAAAAAGGTGACCCCGGCAAGCCAGGATTACCG GGAGCGACAGGACTTCAGGGATTACAGGGAGTTGCCGGACCCCCCGGACCGCCAGGATCATCG GCCACCATTGTTGACGGGGTGTCGGGGAAAGAAGTGCACGTGGAG GGTCCCCCCGGTCCTGAAGGTCCTCAGGGAATAATGGGGAATCCTGGACAACcc GGTTTACCCGGTGAGATGGGAAGTCCGGGATTAAGAGGAGACAGA GGTGAACCAGGGGGAAAGGGAGAACAAGGTCTACCTGGCTTTGATGGAAGACCG gGAGCCGACGGATTACCTGGAGCGTCCGGAAACCCCGGGAAGGATGGGAAAATG GGTCCAAAGGGGGAAGCAGGAAAGGATGGGATTCCGGGCCGAGATGGAGTACAC GGAAAGCAAGGAAAACGGGGTGAAGCTGGCGAAAAAGGCGAGCCCGGCGATCCT GGACTACGGGGACCTCCTGGACCCCCGGGGCCATCGTATTCACCGTTCCTGGGTGACGACCCG AACGCAATAATGGATGGATATAAATTCAAAGGGGAACAG GGTATGGCCGGCGCTCCTGGAGTCTCCGGAAAAGACGGACATCCAGGCCATCCT GGAAACCCCGGAATGCCAGGAGATCCCGGAAAACCCGGAAGAATG ggACTACCTGGAGATCAAGGTGAACCAGGAGATTTGGGGCCTCGAGGATTACCG GGACCCACGGGCCTGAAAGGGTCTCAGGGAGATCCTGGCATGGACGGAATGCAG GGAGATCAAGGCGTGGCTGGTGTTCCTGGTCCACGTGGAGAACCGGGCAAAGATGGACGACCG GGACTACAAGGAATTCAAGGAATATCAGGCCCAATGGGTCCCATCGGTCCTATCGGACAGCCCGGACCACCC GGCCCTCCCGGACCCCCAGGACCAACATTTGATGTG AAATCTATAATCGGGGGAGTGTCGAACGGTAATGGGCTCGGTTCCATGGGTCCCCCG GGTTCCTCTGGTCCGCCCGGCTTAACTGGAatg CCCGGAGAGCGCGGACCCTCTGGAGAAAGAGGTCCCTCGGGATCAGTGGGTGCACCGGGAGTCCCGGGTATTTCTGGTGCTCCGGGACAGCAAGGACCGACAGGCCACAGAGGACAACCAGGCATGCCAGGAAAACCAGGATTACCG GGACGGATGATTCCTGAATCTGAAATTAGAGAACTTTGCATGAGACTTATAAGAG aaaacTTTGAAGAACTGGTGGAAGGACTTCGTGGACCGCCAGGACCACAGGGTGTGGGTAAACCTGGATCACAGGGACCACCAGGCCGAGTTGGTGCTCAAG GTGAGCGCGGATTACCTGGACCAGCAGGTGAACGAGGATTTGTTGGAATGCCAGGTCTTCCGGGTCCAATGGGTCCACAGGGTGCCCCTGGATCGGAAGGTCCGAAAGGAGAAAGAGGAGAGGTTGGAGAAGGAACAGTTGGAAAACCAGGGAATCCCGGAATCCCAG GTCCTCCGGGCCCACCTGGTGAGGGAGTTATGGGTCGACCAGGAGAGCGTGGTTCCCCCGGAATACCGGGTCAACATGGTCGTTCTGGACCCCCAGGCAAAACTGGACCCCCTGGATATTGTGAATACTGTAACTTTGCGTCAGGGGCAAGATCTCCTGAATATATACAACTAGGACCAGGCCGTCGGAACCAGAAAGGCTGA
- the LOC125669545 gene encoding collagen alpha-1(I) chain-like isoform X1 produces the protein MTAMMLSMLNAPSPGLLITVLVCLYIPLTFCSKCDNTVYGTDSAPEYDFISSFNNFKRVVGVRTMNTAGAQGDQTSYEFRRRAERRDLTIPTRNLFPDDFPTEFSLAMTLKLASVTRRETWDLVNIANVKGETDFAVRFSGELKQIQLIYRDKSTNALRTAEFDKKNSRNAFTKGWHKVHISVQRYESSLYIDCVRIQTVQLSALHVNTSGYMTIAKSMSSKHNTPKFYLKRFVMHCDSTNPSTDTCEELEDFVEDSPPTYKDLMLSDKQQRGGSKCSSQCPPGKDGLPGKQGPQGISGKPGSPGEDGLPGERGPAGKDGQDGRPGDSGKPGQPGSPGLTGDRGPRGYSGKEGLPGTPGKPGKDGSHGPRGARGEEGPRGERGDLGPEGPTGPPGESVEGPEGVEGPQGPRGEPGPQGLQGHPGLPGVTGNDGQKGEPGEKGDPGKPGLPGATGLQGLQGVAGPPGPPGSSATIVDGVSGKEVHVEGPPGPEGPQGIMGNPGQPGLPGEMGSPGLRGDRGEPGGKGEQGLPGFDGRPGADGLPGASGNPGKDGKMGPKGEAGKDGIPGRDGVHGKQGKRGEAGEKGEPGDPGLRGPPGPPGPSYSPFLGDDPNAIMDGYKFKGEQGMAGAPGVSGKDGHPGHPGNPGMPGDPGKPGRMGLPGDQGEPGDLGPRGLPGPTGLKGSQGDPGMDGMQGDQGVAGVPGPRGEPGKDGRPGLQGIQGISGPMGPIGPIGQPGPPGPPGPPGPTFDVKSIIGGVSNGNGLGSMGPPVSCHQRQGYPGSSGPPGLTGMPGERGPSGERGPSGSVGAPGVPGISGAPGQQGPTGHRGQPGMPGKPGLPGRMIPESEIRELCMRLIRENFEELVEGLRGPPGPQGVGKPGSQGPPGRVGAQGERGLPGPAGERGFVGMPGLPGPMGPQGAPGSEGPKGERGEVGEGTVGKPGNPGIPGPPGPPGEGVMGRPGERGSPGIPGQHGRSGPPGKTGPPGYCEYCNFASGARSPEYIQLGPGRRNQKG, from the exons ATGACAGC AATGATGCTGTCGATGTTGAATGCGCCCTCTCCCGGACTACTTATAACTGTATTAGTTTGTCTTT ACATTCCACTTACTTTCTGCTCAAAATGTGATAATACGGTGTATGGAACAGACAGCGCACCAG AATATGACTTCATATCCTCATTCAACAATTTCAAGCGGGTTGTGGGTGTAAGAACTATGAACACAGCAGGGGCCCAGGGCGATCAAACGTCGTACGAATTCAGGCGGCGGGCTGAGAGGAGAGACTTGACCATTCCAACACG AAATCTGTTTCCTGATGATTTTCCAACCGAGTTCTCTCTCGCCATGACATTAAAGCTTGCCAGTGTGACTCGAAGAGAAACGTGGGACCTCGTTAACATTGCAAACGTTAAAGGCGAAACAGATTTTGCTGTTCGGTTTAGCGgagaattaaaacaaatacaactTATATACAGAGATAAGTCTACCAACGCTCTCCGGACAGCCGAGTTTGAcaagaaaaattctcgaaat GCTTTTACGAAGGGATGGCATAAGGTCCATATTAGTGTGCAGAGATACGAGAGTTCATTGTATATCGACTGTGTCCGGATACAGACGGTCCAACTAAGTGCTCTACACGTCAACACTTCCGGATACATGACGATCGCCAAGTCCATGTCCTCGAAACACAATACAccaaag TTTTACCTCAAGCGGTTCGTCATGCACTGTGATTCTACCAACCCTTCCACAGACACGTGTGAGGAGCTTGAAGACTTTGTGGAAGATTCACCCCCG ACATACAAGGACCTGATGCTGTCAGACAAG CAACAACGTGGAGGATCCAAATGTTCAAGCCAGTGTCCACCAGGGAAAGACGGCTTACCG GGTAAACAGGGACCACAAGGAATTTCCGGAAAACCAGGAAGTCCTGGAGAAGATGGACTTCCGGGGGAACGAGGACCTGCCGGAAAAGACGGACAAGAT GGAAGACCAGGAGATTCCGGTAAACCAGGACAACCTGGTTCTCCGGGGCTGACTGGAGACAGGGGACCACGAGGCTACAGCGGGAAGGAGGGGCTTCCCGGAACACCA GGAAAGCCAGGAAAAGATGGAAGTCACGGACCAAGAGGGGCACGCGGAGAAGAG GGCCCTCGGGGAGAGCGAGGTGACCTCGGACCTGAAGGACCCACGGGGCCGCCAGGAGAAAGC GTGGAAGGACCTGAAGGAGTGGAAGGACCCCAGGGACCACGTGGTGAGCCAGGCCCACAG GGACTTCAGGGACACCCAGGGCTGCCTGGTGTGACCGGAAATGAC GGCCAAAAAGGAGAGCCAGGTGAAAAAGGTGACCCCGGCAAGCCAGGATTACCG GGAGCGACAGGACTTCAGGGATTACAGGGAGTTGCCGGACCCCCCGGACCGCCAGGATCATCG GCCACCATTGTTGACGGGGTGTCGGGGAAAGAAGTGCACGTGGAG GGTCCCCCCGGTCCTGAAGGTCCTCAGGGAATAATGGGGAATCCTGGACAACcc GGTTTACCCGGTGAGATGGGAAGTCCGGGATTAAGAGGAGACAGA GGTGAACCAGGGGGAAAGGGAGAACAAGGTCTACCTGGCTTTGATGGAAGACCG gGAGCCGACGGATTACCTGGAGCGTCCGGAAACCCCGGGAAGGATGGGAAAATG GGTCCAAAGGGGGAAGCAGGAAAGGATGGGATTCCGGGCCGAGATGGAGTACAC GGAAAGCAAGGAAAACGGGGTGAAGCTGGCGAAAAAGGCGAGCCCGGCGATCCT GGACTACGGGGACCTCCTGGACCCCCGGGGCCATCGTATTCACCGTTCCTGGGTGACGACCCG AACGCAATAATGGATGGATATAAATTCAAAGGGGAACAG GGTATGGCCGGCGCTCCTGGAGTCTCCGGAAAAGACGGACATCCAGGCCATCCT GGAAACCCCGGAATGCCAGGAGATCCCGGAAAACCCGGAAGAATG ggACTACCTGGAGATCAAGGTGAACCAGGAGATTTGGGGCCTCGAGGATTACCG GGACCCACGGGCCTGAAAGGGTCTCAGGGAGATCCTGGCATGGACGGAATGCAG GGAGATCAAGGCGTGGCTGGTGTTCCTGGTCCACGTGGAGAACCGGGCAAAGATGGACGACCG GGACTACAAGGAATTCAAGGAATATCAGGCCCAATGGGTCCCATCGGTCCTATCGGACAGCCCGGACCACCC GGCCCTCCCGGACCCCCAGGACCAACATTTGATGTG AAATCTATAATCGGGGGAGTGTCGAACGGTAATGGGCTCGGTTCCATGGGTCCCCCGGTAAGTTGTCACCAGCGACAAGGATATCCG GGTTCCTCTGGTCCGCCCGGCTTAACTGGAatg CCCGGAGAGCGCGGACCCTCTGGAGAAAGAGGTCCCTCGGGATCAGTGGGTGCACCGGGAGTCCCGGGTATTTCTGGTGCTCCGGGACAGCAAGGACCGACAGGCCACAGAGGACAACCAGGCATGCCAGGAAAACCAGGATTACCG GGACGGATGATTCCTGAATCTGAAATTAGAGAACTTTGCATGAGACTTATAAGAG aaaacTTTGAAGAACTGGTGGAAGGACTTCGTGGACCGCCAGGACCACAGGGTGTGGGTAAACCTGGATCACAGGGACCACCAGGCCGAGTTGGTGCTCAAG GTGAGCGCGGATTACCTGGACCAGCAGGTGAACGAGGATTTGTTGGAATGCCAGGTCTTCCGGGTCCAATGGGTCCACAGGGTGCCCCTGGATCGGAAGGTCCGAAAGGAGAAAGAGGAGAGGTTGGAGAAGGAACAGTTGGAAAACCAGGGAATCCCGGAATCCCAG GTCCTCCGGGCCCACCTGGTGAGGGAGTTATGGGTCGACCAGGAGAGCGTGGTTCCCCCGGAATACCGGGTCAACATGGTCGTTCTGGACCCCCAGGCAAAACTGGACCCCCTGGATATTGTGAATACTGTAACTTTGCGTCAGGGGCAAGATCTCCTGAATATATACAACTAGGACCAGGCCGTCGGAACCAGAAAGGCTGA